A part of Aegilops tauschii subsp. strangulata cultivar AL8/78 chromosome 2, Aet v6.0, whole genome shotgun sequence genomic DNA contains:
- the LOC109754341 gene encoding uncharacterized protein yields MAAKVLQLRSADGKVLVAPAWDYRPAAAQARPLEMRVPSRALERVLQYWTKHSLAKATGESRESLVRWNADFQRRLQEDGLAKEAAAAAQELRRYGVDHGGRPRRHAGTGASGVAAPATAARADPVRAWCGLVHHLKGVDHGEPSPAPTAPIAFHASHIAVAARPGPATTLPAAAGAEPVGVQCAIRARGRQMAEDEESACHHRKRPASKAANAAAPVKKVSRPVASKACSFVGSTPLPVTAVAPGVKKVAPASTLRARRGMRELSCKVPKQNQSPLPVIAVAAPRKQPVPWLRPVVLRPC; encoded by the coding sequence ATGGCGGCCAAGGTGCTCCAGCTCCGCAGCGCCGACGGCAAAGTGCTCGTCGCTCCGGCGTGGGACTATCGCCCGGCCGCCGCCCAAGCCCGCCCGCTGGAGATGCGGGTGCCCTCGCGCGCCCTCGAGAGGGTGCTCCAGTACTGGACCAAGCACAGCCTGGCCAAGGCCACCGGTGAGTCCCGGGAGTCCCTCGTCCGCTGGAACGCCGACTTCCAGCGCCGTCTCCAGGAAGACGGCctcgccaaggaggccgccgcagccgcccAAGAACTCCGCCGCTACGGCGTCGACCATGGAGGGCGCCCCCGTCGCCACGCCGGCACGGGCGCATCTGGCGTCGCTGCTCCAGCCACCGCCGCCCGTGCTGATCCCGTCCGTGCCTGGTGTGGACTCGTTCACCACCTCAAGGGTGTCGACCACGGAGAACCTAGCCCGGCGCCGACGGCGCCCATCGCTTtccatgcctcccatattgccgtCGCCGCGCGCCCTGGGCCTGCCACCACCTTGCCGGCCGCTGCTGGTGCTGAACCCGTTGGTGTCCAGTGTGCCATCCGTGCCCGTGGACGCCAGATGGCTGAGGACGAGGAGTCCGCTTGCCACCACCGCAAGCGCCCGGCTTCCAAGGCTGCCAATGCTGCTGCGCCCGTGAAGAAGGTCTCTCGTCCCGTCGCTTCCAAGGCTTGCTCTTTCGTCGGCTCTACACCACTGCCTGTCACTGCTGTTGCGCCCGGTGTGAAGAAGGTGGCTCCAGCTTCAACTCTGCGCGCAAGAAGGGGGATGAGGGAGCTCAGCTGCAAGGTTCCGAAGCAAAACCAATCGCCATTGCCTGTCATTGCTGTTGCAGCACCAAGGAAGCAACCAGTTCCTTGGCTGCGTCCAGTGGTATTACGCCCTTGCTAG